The Phormidium sp. PBR-2020 DNA segment AAGAGTTCACATCGACGGGGAGGTTTGGCACCTCGATGTCGGCTCATCGCAACCTGGGGCGGAAGTACGTCCCAAGGGTTCGGCTGTTCGCCGATTAAAGCGGTACGTGAGCTGGGTTCAGAACGTCGTGAGACAGTTCGGTCCATATCCGGTGTAGGCGTAAGAGAATTGAGAGGAGCCTTCCTTAGTACGAGAGGACCGGGAAGGACGCACCGCTGGTGTACCTGTTATCGTGCCAACGGTAAACGCAGGGTAGCCAAGTGCGGAGCGGATAACCGCTGAAAGCATCTAAGTGGGAAGCCCACCTCAAGATGAGTTCTCTGTTGGGGTCAACCCAGTAAGGTCACGGAAAGAACATCCGTTAATAGGCGTTAGGTGGAAGTTCAGTAATGGATGAAGCCAAGGCGTACTAACAGACCGAGCGCTTGACCTCTTTTGACTCTCTCTTTTCCTGATTGGTTGACTATGCAGTCTTCAAGGACTCTGTTCTTTCCTGGTGCTTCTAGCGAAGTGGCACCACTCCGATCCCTTCCCGAACTCGGCTGTGAAACGCTTCTGCGGCGAAAATACTTGGGGGGTTGCCCCCTGGGAAGATAGCTCAGTGCCAGGTTTATATTCTAAAGCTCCTCCAGATAACCTTTGAGTTGTCTGGGGGAGCTTTTTAGCTGGGGTGTTTTGCCTAGACAGGGCTTGGCGGAAGATATTACGTATTTCTGCGGTATTCACCCTTTAGAATAAGGGGGACTCTTCCGTGCAATCGATGGGAACTTTTCAATCTCTATCAGCCAGTGATATCCTCAAACGCGGACCTGATTCTTGGAACCGTTGGCGGGAGGAACAACCCCTTGTGAAACCGAGTTTACAGGGGGAAGATCTGGAGCAACGGTATCTACGAGAGGTTAATTTTAGTTCTTGTAACTTAGCTGATACGAACCTCACTCAAGCTGACTTATGCTTGGCGAACTTGGAATTGGCGCAACTCGACCGAGCCAATCTAACTGAGGCAATTCTGTATACAACGGACTTACGCTACAGTTCTTTGAAAGAGTCAATTTTGACGCGGGCTGATTTGACTGAGGCAAGCCTTGTGAAAGCCGATTTATCCTTAGCAGTTCTCCAGCAAGCCCAACTTAATCGAGCTGACTTAACAGATGCACGATTGTATACCACGAATCTACGTCAGGCGGATTTGTCGGATGTGGAATTAATTCGGGCTGACTTGCGGGAAGTTGATCTGACAATGGCGGATTTGGGGGAAGCGGATTTGCGAGATGCAAATCTGAGTTTTGCGGTGTGTTCTTTAGCTCAGTTTGTAGGCGCTACATTATGTCATGCAAATCTCTATCGAGCTAATTTGAGTCTAGGAAATCTCTGTGTTGCCAACTTAATGAGTGCCAATTTAACGAAAGCTAGTTTTATTGGCGCGAATCTCATTGGTGCCAATCTCTATTTAGCTAATCTACGCTCCGCCAATTTAGCTCAAGCTGATTTACGAGAAGCCAGTTTGCGGATTACGAATCTAACAGGGGCGAACTTGGCGGGGGCGAATCTCAGTATGGCTAATCTAACGGAGGCGACGTTAGTCCGAGCCAATTTGACGGGGGCGAATTTATCACGGGCTAATCTGCATCAGGCGAATCTCGATGGCGCTATTTTAAAAGGTGTGACCTTACCCGATGGACGCAAACACCCCTAAATTGGGGTGTTCGTTGTCTCTGGGGTTGGGGACTTAGGAACTAGCCGTGGCAGAAATCGGATTCAGTTTGTGGGCCACAATTTCTCGTAAGGTTTGTTCAACAGAGCGAGGTTGCCAGCCTAGGACTCGTTGAGCTTTACTACCATCGACTCGAACACAGCGTTCATAGATGTAATGAACCCGCTCTCGACTTAGGGGAGGGTTCCAACCCGTCAGCCGTCCGACGGTATCGAGAACATTGCCACTGAAGCGAACGACGGGTGGGGGCAGTTCTCGGGGAGGGGCAACCCCGCCGGCATCCCCTAAAATGGCAAACATCTCACGGGTGGTTAAGTCTCCGGCGGAGAGAATGTAATGTTCTCCAGGGGGACTTTTTTCGGCGGCTCGGATCATTCCATCGACCAAGTCGTCGACATGAACAATACCGGTGACGCGATCGCCCCCAGCCCAAACCGTTAACTTGCCTTTGAGAAAGTTGTCAATCACCGGGCCAAAATGGGGGTCGTCGGGGCCAAAAATTCCTGAGGGCATGATGCTAACCACAGGGAGGCCCTGATCAGCGGCCCGATTCACTAATTGTTGGGCAGTATATTTAGTGCGATCATAGGCAGAGGAAAAATTCTTCTGAGTCCGTTGGAAGGTCTCATCGATGGTTTGTCCCTGGGTATCTCCATAAATGCCAATGGTGCTGCAATAGACTAACTTCGAGATCGTTGCAGTTTTAGCAGCTTCTAGAATAGTGCGAGTTCCGTCAACATTGGTTTGCTCCATCAAGGCATCATCCACCAGTCCTAATTCGACGAAGGCGGCGGTATGGAACAGCCAGTCAACATCTGCCAGGTGGGTGCGAATTAATTCTAAATCAGTAATCTCACCCTCTACCACGTCAACCTCCAATCCTGAGAGACGGGTTCGATTGTTCGAGTTGGGTCGAACTAAGGCTTTTACAGTATGACCCTGTGCCAACAGTTGGTGAACAAGATGCGAGCCGGTAAATCCAGTTGCGCCTGTAACAAAGGTTTTCATAGGTCTTGTGAATGCAATATGACTTTAAATGGAGATTTGAAAAAAAATGAGACCGATGGATGCTTCCAATGCTTTATCATCGCATTATCTCTCCATCCGCCAAAGTGCTATGACGAACAACAATGGTGGTACAGTTACTGCCCCGAGCGATCGCCCGAGGGATATTGCCATGTAAGGCCTGTTGTAACACGCCTTGACGACTTGCCCCTAGCAAAATGGCATCATAATCTTGCGCTCGGGTTTCGTCGAGGACGGCATCAACCACAGAACTACCATAAATGGGCATGGCTGCCACGGGACAGGGAAGACGGGTTTCTAATAACTGGGCCGTCTTTTTCAAGAATGTGGTTTCTTCGGTACTCTCGCGATCGCGGAAGACTTGACATAAGCGCACGAAGGAGTCATCCCCCCCAGTCACCAACGCCGATAATAACTCCAGCCCAGCTAAGGCATTGACCCCGCCGCCAATAGGAATGAGCCAGCGTTGCAACTCAGGCGTCGTGAAGCGGTCTTGCTCCACAATTCGGCTACCCCATTTTACCAAGACCATTTGACAGGGAGCTTGTCGTAATAACGTATCCGCCACATCGCCAAAAATGCGCCCTGGGGTATGGGTTCCCCCTTTCCAACCCATTAACAAGCTATCAATATGCCGTTCTTGAATCGCCTCCAGCACTGCCGCCGACACATCATGAGCCACGCGAATCTGGGTATGGACAGGGATTTGCCATTCTCGGCTTAAACGTAGGGAGGTTTGTAAGAGACGGCGACTGTGGGTAATGCGTACCGGAGTTTCAGAGGGGCTGCGATGACGAGGAACCGGAATCACTTGTAAACATTCCAACTCATAATCATTAGCAGCGGCGATCGCCCCGGCAAACTGCAACAACAACGGAGCAGTTTTCGGGTTCGCTAACGGCACCAACAGGCGACCGCGACCCGTCGCCGGTGCCCGGGTGACATACACCGGATAGGAAGGCTCTAGCTTGCGATAGCGACCGCGACCCGTCAACTCCCGAGTCTCAGCTTGGACAATATCACTATGAGTAATAATCCCCACCAAGCGTCGTCCATCCACCACCGGTAACCGGCTAATTTGATGACGTTCTAGGAGATATAACGCCTGCATCAGCGTATCCTCAGAACTGATCATCACCGGTTCAGGCATCATCAACTCAGAAATCGGCGTATCCTCCGAGACGGGAGTTTGGGAGAGTTTCATCAAATCCGTTTCCGTGATCATCCCCACCAGGCGAGCCTGTTCCACCACCGGAAAGCCCCCATAGGGCGATCGCCGAAACACCTCCAACACCTCCGCCAAAGGAGCATGACTCTCCACCGTTTCCACCTGGCGTTGCATCACATCATTGACCGCAATCTCCAACAGCGCCGACGAGTCATTCTCCGTCGAAGGTTTTTCCCAACCGCGTAATTCCAAAAGGCGATCATACAGCGACCCTGCCGACACCTGTTCAGCCACCACATAGGCCAGCACCGAAACAATCATCAACGGCAGCACCAAATTAAAATCCTGGGTAATCTCAAAGACAATTACGATCGCCGTAATCGGGACTTTCGCCACCGCCCCAAAAAAAGCCCCCATCCCCGCCAGAGCGAAGGTTTGCGGGTCACCAATATCAAATAAAAGCTGACTACTCAAGCCCACAAAACTCCCTAAGGCCGAGCCAAGAATTAGGGTAGGCGCAAACAAGCCTCCAGACGCTCCAGAGCCATAGGCCAAAAGGGTTAAAGCAAACTTAACCACCAGAACCACGGCAATCATACCTAACCCAGCTTCACCGGTGGTTAAAAAGTCTCGTAACCCCGCATTATCCCGAAACTCCAGGGGTAACAGAGAAATGGTTGCCCCCGATAATAACCCCGCTAAGGCAATCCGGCCGGGTAAGCCAATGGCGAGATAACGACGTTGCCAAGTTAAGCTCGCTACAATGCCCCGATTAAACCAGCCACTACAGATTCCCGTTAAAATCCCCAAGAGTAACAACGAGGGAATATCAATCGGTGAAAACTGCACCGTTGAGAGGTTTTGCTCCAAGGTGACATCCCACGGGCCGCCCCCCAAAATTCCCGAAACCACCGCCCCAATAAACGAGGCCAGAATGGCCGTGCCGAGGGTTAAACTCGACACATCCTGTAACAACTCCTCCACTACAAACAAAACCCCGGCAATCGGGGCATTAAATCCAGCTGCCAGTCCAGCCGCCGCTCCAGCAGCGATGGTTTGGCGACGATAACCCGGAGATGTGGGCATCCAACGACTCATCGAAGCCGCCAAGGCTGCCCCCACATGCACCGTGGGTCCTTGTCGTCCCAGGGCCATTCCTGACCCAGATACCAGCATTGTGCTTAGCAGTTTCACCATCGCTAAGCGCAAATTCAGGGAAACTGCCTTCTGTAGCCGTTGCGACGACCCTAACTGTGCCTTGACATGGGACACACCGCTCCCTGTTGCATCGGGAGAAAATTGCTGAATCAACCAGCCCGCTAACAATCCTCCTAGGGCCCCAAACAGAGGTAATTTCAGCCATGCCGGCAACCCCAAAGAATCTTGAACCCGCCAACCTCCAAGCCAACCAATTCCCTGACGTAGAATAACCGCCGCCAACCCTGAAACCACTCCAATGAAACAGGCTTCGATTAGGGCGAGTCGTCGCGGTTCGAGAAGATATAGATAGAGACGATGAAATCGTGATGAACCTGTCGCCCAGCTCCAATCCAAAGGTTTCATTCAGTTTAAAATCATTCTCAATGGTACAAACTACCATCTGGCATAGTTGCTCCTGTCCAGATGCCCTCTAAGAAATTTACGGCCTCTAAGGTGGCATTCCGCAAACTTGCGTGGCTAAAGTTACTGCCCAGGACATTGACCCGAGCCAGGCTAGCCTTCCAGAGGTAAGCCTGTTGAAAGGTTACATCGGTTAGATTAGCACCATCGAGATTCGCTAGGTTCAAATTGGCTTCTGTTAAATCAGCTCCCGTTAAGTCAGCATTTTGCAAGTTGGCTTTCATCAAATTCGCGTTCACCAGCTTTGCGCGCGCGAGCAGACTCGCTTCTAAGTTAGCCGCTCGTAGGTTCGCGCCAGTGAGGATGGCGACCCGCAATTGACTATCACTGAGATTAGCGGAGCAGAGGTTGGCCCCGCTGAGATTAGCGCCACTGAGTTTCGCTTCATGGAAATCGACACCATCGAGATCTAGAGCTTGTAAATCAGCCCCATTGAGCCAGGCTTCACTCAAATTCACTCCATTGAGGTTGGCTCCCTTGAAATTGGCCCCGCTGAGGCGGGCCCCTTGAAGATTGGCCCAACTGAGGTTGGCCTCTCGTAGGTCAGCATTGCGGAGGTTGACCCCAGCCAGGTTAGCCCCACAAAGATTAACGCCACAAAGGTTGGCCCGACGCAGGTTGACCCCACTCAAACTTGCACCACTGAGCTTGGCTCCCACCAGGGATGTTCCTACGAGGGAGGCTCCCTGAAGTTTTGCCTTGGTCAAGTCTGCATGGCTGATATCTGCTTCATCGAGCTTAATATAACTAAGGTCTGCACCACATAGAAAACTTCTGGAAAGATTGGCATAATCCAGGTTGGCACGACTTAAATTTACTGAGTTGAGATAGGAGTTCGCCAAGTTGATTTTTTTGAGCTGGAGTTGGTGTAAATCCGCACCAATTAAATTACTATTCTGAAAATCGCGTTGTCCAGCTTGGTACTCATTCAGAAGTTGTTTTGACTGACTCATCTTGGGGATCCTCGTAACTGGGATTCGTTGGCTGGGGGGGGGGATTTAGCTTGAAGCGGGATAATTTAGGGCCGACCCCATAGGATAAGTATAACAGATTTAAAAGGCTTATAAAAACAATATAATCAGGGTATTAAGCTTTATAAAGCTTTACTAACGGTTAGACATAGATGAGTTAAAAAACCAAGCGAATTGATTAAGTTTATTTTATGTTGATGAATCATTGGAGGTTGTTCGCTATACTGTCTGGGGGGATAACCCTAATGTTAAACAACCGGAAAACTGGGTCTAGTCTAGCAAATTAGCTCAAACGCTAGATCCGAGAGACCTGAACGAGATACCCTAGGAACGGTTTTGATTGGGAATGTGAAACACGTTATGAAAGCCGCAGATATTATGACCACTGACATTGTGACGGTGCGTGGCACGACCACCGTTGCTGAGGCAGTGCAGTTGATGAAAGACAACAACACCCGTGCGCTCATCGTTGAGCGTCGTGCAGGTGATGATGCTTATGGCATTGTTACCGAAACAGATGTCACCTATAAGGTGGTGGCGTTTGGCCGAGATCCCAAAGCCATGCGGGTGTACGAGATTATGAGCAAGCCCTGCATCGTGGTCAATCCTGACCTATGTGTTGAGTACATTGCTCGTCTGTTTGCCAATACCGGGATTCACTTTGCCCCGGTGATTAAGGATACTCTGCTTGGGACGGTGTCGGTGTCCGACATTTTGACCAAGGGCGATTTCGTGGAACGGCCCCGCAGCCTACTGCTTCAAGATAAGATTCAAGAGGCCATTGACGAAGCTCGCGCCACCTGTGCGGAGAAAGGTCCGCGATCGCCTGAATGTGCGTCAGCTTGGGATGTGGTGGAAGAACTACAGGCGGAAGCAGCACACCAGAAAGCGGAGCGTCTACATCAGACTGCCTTCGAGGAATACTGTCAGGAGAACCCTGATGCCCCCGAGGCGCGGGTGTATGACACCTAATTGATGGGACTGCGTTGGGTTGGGGGGGCGATCGCCCTTGTCCTCCTAACCCTACTTCTGGTGACTCTATGGGTGAATTACATCACCCGTTCTCGTCGCTTTAAGACGCTAGGGTCAGTTCCAGGTCGTCCCGTGGCTATCATTTTTGGGGCCGGGGTTTGGGAGGATGGCACACCGAGTCCCATGTTGGCCGATCGCGTCCTTGCTGGAGTTGAGTTATATCAACAGGGGAAAGTGGAACGGCTTCTGATGTCTGGAGACCATCAAGCTCCTGACTATAACGAAGTAGACCCCATGATCCAATTGGCCCGAGCCTCTGGAGTTCCAGAGATGGCAATTTTGAGCGATCGCCTTGGACTGAGTACCTATGACACCTGTTACCGGGCCCGGGATCACTATGGTATCCGCGCGGCCATCCTAGTCAGCCAACGCTATCATCTCCCCCGGGCCGTCTATATTGCCCAACGTCTCGGACTCGATGTGATGGGGTATGGTGTGGCCGATTGGGGGGTCTATCGCTATCGTTCCATGCTGTCCTATCAGCTGCGGGAAGTGATTGCCCTCTGTAAGGCGATCGCCCAAACTCGGGGTAATACCTAAGTTAATCAACATCGATCAGCCAAAAAACTTACCAAGTCTCCGGATAACCCCCAGCAACCCCAGGAGAAAGGAATGGTAGATGCACCCTGATGGCAAACCCCGAAACCTGCTGGAGGTTTCGGGGTTTTTTTTGGCTAATGTCCCAGCTTTGGGTTAGGCCATCGTCCTCAGACGGCCCTCGGCCAACTCACGGATTAGAGTGAGATGCGATCGAATGTAATCTCTGAGTTCCTCAAAATCATCTCGTCGTAAGGGTCTCTTCTCCTGCAAATCCCCCAAGAGTTGATTAACCAGACTCGCATCATCTAAGTTTCTTAAGGTCTGAGTCTGAGTTTCTTCAACCGTCGACCAGAGCTGACGTAAGATAGTGGCGTTCATCGTCATCATTTCTCCAAATAATCAACCAACCGGATTAAGTCGTCGCACTTAGACCCGTCCATCCCTCCCAGGGGCAGCAGCCGTGCCTAAGAGACAGACGATCTTGACTTCTCCTAGTGCTAGACTAAACAATTCTTGCCTAAAGCAACAGAGAACGTTGCAATTAGTTGATAAACTTTTATAGACTAGCTTGAGGAAATATTAAGGATTCACAGATTTTCTAATAGACATCTGTAGCAATCGTAACCAACTATTACAAAGACCCTCCACTCCCAACCTCAAAGGCTGCCCTGAACCTCTGTAATGGCTCAAGCTCCTATCGTACTAAAGCTTTGATATATATGAACTAGAGGACTATCAGCCTAGCCGCCAAGGACATTAAAGCTAGCAGACCCAAACGTCACATAACGTTAAGTTATAGATGTGTTCACATCTATTTCTTTGATAAAAATCTACCCTAGGATGGATGACAAGACAGACCCATTAAAGTCAAACTATATGCAACCATAAAACGCCTTAACCGGCATAAAAACCAAGGAGTACTCAATCGTCGATGGATATTATTCGCATCATTGCCGCTGTCATCCTGCCGCCTCTCGGCGTCTTCTTGCAGGTTGGTTTAACCGGACACTTTTGGCTGAACATTCTTCTAACCTTACTCGGCTACATTCCAGGTGTTGTGCACGCCATTTGGATTATCGCCAGACGCTAACCAAGGTGCAGCAGTTGAGTCGTAGACAGAACGGCTCACAGCTCTACCTTCACCAGAGTGCTGTACCGAATGAAGTAGGCAAAATCGCTCCTGAGGTAGAGGATCTCGCCAATTAAATGGATTACACTGAAGTCAGGGACAGGAAATCGGGGAGTCAGCCCAACTGGTCACGATTCCAGGAAACTCAGGTTCTGATACTTCCCCGACCTTAACCTGACTCAAGCTCAAACCACTACTTACAGGAATCATCTATACTATGACTGAACAAAACCCTCAACGAGAAGAATATCAAGCTAAAGTCGAAGCGCAACTGGAAAAGATTAACGCGCAACTTGATGAACTCAAGGCAAAAGCCGCTCAGGCTGAAGCAGATGTCAAAACTGACTACCATGGTCGGATGGAAGAACTCTATGCCAAGCGGGATGCCGCCAGTGCTAAGCTAGAAGAGCTACAGAAAGCTGGAGCCGATGCCTGGGAAGAAGTCCAGAAAGGTTTTGAAACGGCCTGGTCAGACCTGACAGGTGCTTTTGAGAATGCATCTAAGAAATTCGAGCAGTAAGCATCTGATCGCAAGTCCTACCGACTAATTGAAACCGGGATGGGAGAGTCTCCAACCCGGTTTTTCTGTAGTCCTGTATACCGAGTCCCTTATTGTCTCCCCCTCTGTCTATATGGCCGGAACCTCCATCACTAAAATTGCTAAACCGAACTCTCGCCAGCGAGAAATCCTCGAAGTCGTTCTCAAACATGGCTGGGATTACATGAGGTTACTGCTAAGCAGTAATGAAGCTGAAGAACCCGAACTTCCGCCACCAACGGTTCTGCAACGAATTTTTATTGATCTCGGGCCCGTCTACGTGAAACTGGGACAACTCCTGAGTACCCGGCCTGAACTACTCCCCCCTGAATATATTGAGGCCCTGAGTTCTCTACAAGCAGATGTCCCCCCAGTTCCCTGGAATGAAATTGAGGCACAACTCAATGGAGAATTGAAACAACCCCTCAATACAATTTTCCAAGATATCAATCACACGCCAGTGGCGGCGGGGTCTCTGGCTCAAACTCATAAAGCGGTCTTACTCAATGGACGAGAGGTGGCCCTAAAAATTCAGCGTCCGGGGATTGACAAAACCGTTGAACGGGACATTGAACTGCTAACAAATATTGCTGAACTGGTTTCAGGAACAGATTTTGGCAAATATTATGATGCGACTGGCTTAGCAGAAGAGTTTAGCAACGCGCTACGGGACGAATTAGATTTTACCCAGGAGGCTAACTATACGCAACGCCTCCGACGCTGTTTATCCAAGAGTTCTTGGTTTGATGTTAACCAGATTACAGTTCCTGAGATTATCTGGGACTATACCAGTCAGAAACTGCTAACGATGGAATGGCTCGATGGTGTACCTCTGTTATCAGCAGAGTTGACCGGAGAGGGACATAACGGAGATGTGCAAGCCGAACGGAATGCCATTACCACCTTACTCTTCCGTTCCTTCCTGCAACAGTTGTTTGTGGAAGGATTTTTCCATGCTGACCCTCATCCCGGTAATATTTTCTATTTGCGAGATGGACGGGTAGCCTTTTTGGATGTGGGGATGACGGGAACCCTCGACCCCCGCACGCAGGGACTCTTGGTGGAAACCATCTTGGCGATGATTTCCCTCGATGCTCAACGTTGCGCTCAATTGAGCCTACAGTTAGCGCATCCAGTTCGGCCCGTGGATTTCATTCAGTTGGAAAATGATTACGATCGCCTCCTGCGGCGGTATTACAACTTGAGTGTGGCCCAGGTCAACTTCAGTGAGGCCTTTTTCCAAATCCTGCAAGCAGCGCGACGCAATCACCTCCGTTGGCCGAGTAATATGGGACTCTACGCCAAAGCCTTAGCCAATTTAGAGGGGGTGGCCCGCACCTTTAATCCAACGGTCAATCTTCTCGATGAGATTCAACCGTTGACAACGGATTTGATGCGCCGTCAATTGATTGGCGATAATCCCCTACAACAGTTGCTTGGGGCCACCCTGGAGTTTAAGAATCTCTCTCTGAAATCTCCTCGTCAAGTCGATTTCCTCCTCGAACGGGTCGCCACCGAAACCTTAAAATGGAATCTCCAGGTGAGTGAACTCACGGATTTGCGTCAAAGCCTGGATGAATCGGCCAACCGCCTGTCTTCTAGTATTGTGGTTGGGTCCTTGATTCTGGCCGGGGCCCTTGTGGTGTCCCGTGATCAGACTCACCGCATTCCTTGGTTGGGGAATGTCCTCTTCTGGACGGCTTGTCTATTAGGGTTATGGCTGGTGTTTAGTATTTGGCGCTCGGGGAGCAAAAAATAGAAGAGACCAGACAAAAGACAAAAAAACCCTGGAGCGTTGAAAACGTTCCAGGGTTTGCCATCAGGGTGCATCTACCATTCCTTTCTCCTGGACTTTCCGGGGGGGTTCCGGACAGTTTGGCAAAGAGTTTCCCAAAACAAACGTGAGCCTAGCATTAGGGGCTAGGCTCAACAGAATACATCTACAGTTTTCAAAAAGCGTTCTCTGAGTGAATCAGAGGCAAGAGTGACATCATTCCCAGCCCTGCCTGCGGACACCGAAAAATCCTAAACAACAATCAGACAAGGGGCTAAGCCGAGGGTTGAACTGCACGGAATGTCCACCGCACAGATGGCACAGTTATATAGAACCGAGTGCCAGAGATAACTAGCATCCCATCACCCGTGAGAATCGAGCTTGAGGGTCTAGCCGTAATGCCGAGTGCGACAATCGAAGTGTGACAATCGAAATACAACCTATGAAACAGCAGTGGAAACTAGAAATGAAACAATGCTGCTCGGCACCTTCGGGTCATGGATAGACCTACAGAGGTAATGAGAAAACGTTAAACAGAACTGACGAGTCACTTCCGCCGCCCTAGACGACAAGACCAATTACGGCCCAATACGGTCAACGAGGCTATTGAAGATGACAGCTTGGGTGAACGCCACGTAACGAAAGGGGTTGAACCAAGGGTTTACAGAAACACCGTCAATCGTTCTTAGAGTCCTACCGGTGCATCGGTCTTTCCAGACTTTGGGGAAGGCTTAACGCTATCAGAGATCCCTAGAGACCCTGTCGGTGTACCTCATCGGGTGATGCAACAGGCGGAAGATTGGACGGGTGGGACCAATTCGCTAAATGACACTGAGCGACATCCCGGGGTTGATTCGAGTCAAGTTGTTGTTTTTTGCTCTACAGTGTCTGATATTAAGTTAGCATAGCTGGCGCTTATGACAACCATAATTTAACCTAAAGTTACATTTTGCTTTTATCTTGACTCGTCCTGAGCAATCTGCTAAATTGGGAAAGCTGGAAAAAAACAGCGCGGCTTGGTAGCTCAGTTGGTTAGAGCAGGGGACTCATAAGCCCAAGGTCGTCGGTTCAAATCCGACCCGAGCCATTCTAACCCATCAGTGTTTGACGTTTAATATCCTGGGCGGCTCGCTCCAGGCTAGGTTTGCCCCGTGGCTGGAGATCGGGTTCGGGGGGTCTCCCTCTGCTGTCGTCTGAGTTTGAGACTCAATATCTCAAACTCGTTATGACCTCGTTATGACTATGATAGAGTTGTAACAGTTGGTAAATTCCTCCCTAGCCTGTCGAGGTTGTTTGTATCAGACAGCCCCTGGACAGCAAGGAAAACTGAAGAAAAAACGACAGCAATAAGGAGATCTACAGATCCATGACACAAGAAGGATGTCTACGAGTGGGTCAACCCGCTCCCGATTTTACCGCGACGGCCGTTGTTGACCGCGAATTCAAGACCGTTAAACTGTCGGACTATCGTGGTAAGTATGTGGTGCTGTTCTTCTACCCCTTAGACTTCACCTTCGTCTGTCCGACGGAAATTACCGCCTTTAGCGATCGCCACG contains these protein-coding regions:
- a CDS encoding AarF/ABC1/UbiB kinase family protein, whose amino-acid sequence is MAGTSITKIAKPNSRQREILEVVLKHGWDYMRLLLSSNEAEEPELPPPTVLQRIFIDLGPVYVKLGQLLSTRPELLPPEYIEALSSLQADVPPVPWNEIEAQLNGELKQPLNTIFQDINHTPVAAGSLAQTHKAVLLNGREVALKIQRPGIDKTVERDIELLTNIAELVSGTDFGKYYDATGLAEEFSNALRDELDFTQEANYTQRLRRCLSKSSWFDVNQITVPEIIWDYTSQKLLTMEWLDGVPLLSAELTGEGHNGDVQAERNAITTLLFRSFLQQLFVEGFFHADPHPGNIFYLRDGRVAFLDVGMTGTLDPRTQGLLVETILAMISLDAQRCAQLSLQLAHPVRPVDFIQLENDYDRLLRRYYNLSVAQVNFSEAFFQILQAARRNHLRWPSNMGLYAKALANLEGVARTFNPTVNLLDEIQPLTTDLMRRQLIGDNPLQQLLGATLEFKNLSLKSPRQVDFLLERVATETLKWNLQVSELTDLRQSLDESANRLSSSIVVGSLILAGALVVSRDQTHRIPWLGNVLFWTACLLGLWLVFSIWRSGSKK